CATGAGGTTAGAGAGTTTTCTGTCATCACAGATCTGATTATTTAGGTACGATGAGTTTGTATTGTTGTGTCCAGCCTTTTTTGTTGGTCTGATTCTTTGTGGAGATAAAAAATTTAATCGACAACATGGTGAAGATATAATAATTCAACGGCCTGTGCACTTCTAGGGGATCATCCCGGCCCAAGTACGTTCATCGATCAAGGCTTCCCATCTGTTTAGGTGGGCGACTCAAGGCGCTTTCAAAAACCATTATTGATAATGTTCATATGGTGAAAGAGCAACAACGTCGTTGCTCCAGTCCAATTACAGCCTCTTTACTGAAGTCTTTGGTGCATTTCTTCGAGCAGAGATAAACGCCGTGAAGGTGTTTTTAGAAAATTTCATTGTAATTCTTAGGCATAAAAGTTactttgtatttttttgaatctCAAGTCCATGAGCATGAATAAAATTACATGTGTTTCTTAAAAAGAGTCAATTAAACCGGTGGTGCTAGAACTTGGCACAAATGGTCACTTTGGTGCTACAACTTTCCGGTGTACATCGAAGTGGTGCAAAAACTTGGCTCAGCTGTGCAAATATAGTGCTTATCCCGTTTGTATACGGAATCTCTGGTGACTAGGGACGTGGGGTCCGCTGTCAGCCGCTGGACCAGGAAGAACGCGCGTGTGGCCTGGTTTTTTCTGAAAACCCCCTGTGAATATTTTTTTTTTCACAAAAGTCTCTGTGGATGTAGCATTTTGCACCTCTAAGCCCAGTTTTAAGCTGGTTAACCACTAAACTGATCAAGTTGTACTGTGTAATATGGATAACAACGGTATATATATTTAGCAAGCACGCATGTGGAGTTAAATGGGCAGCACATATGGCGGCCCATTTTGCACGAGCTATTTTTTAAGATATTTGTAAAATGTAAGTAACAAAATTTATGTTCAAATATTTGTGTGTTATAAATATTATCTAAACAAAGACATTTAGATATATAACCGTCTATTATACAAATGTGGTATAATATTTGCAATGTTTGTATAATTAAAAATATTATAATATTTTCAGTCGTAATTTTAAAATTTTGTATTATTTTTAGTTATACAAACATTTTTACAATTGATAAATACTTTTTTCAATACATGAATGTTTTCGAAATAATACGTGATTTAAAAAAATTTAAGTTATTTTTTGTATGTAAGTAGTTTTAAAAAATATGATAATATTTTTAAAATAATACGTGAATATTTTTATTTAATATACATTTTATATGTCCATATTAACTAACTATTTTATCAATACATGAGTGTATATTTAAATGTTTCTATTTACTAATCATGGTTTGTTTGTATAAAATTTATAACACACAAAAATTTGAACATAATTTTTATTACTTATTGTTTTTAGCACAACATAATTTTCATTACTTACACTTACAAATATCTGCAGCCATTTAAGCTTTAGGTGCATCACTGCTACATACATATAGGTTTGCATCATTGCAGATTCGATACTTGGTCGTTACCTTTTTCCGTTTAATTTTACATGCGGGACCCTCTGGTCGTAGAGGTGAAGAATGCCATGTCAGACCGGGTCCTTTTTGTGAAATATATATACTTCGAGGGGGAAATTTGAAAACATCAGGCCACACACCCCTTCTCCTGGTCTAGTGGCTGACAGCGGCCCCCACGCGCCTAGTCAGCACAGATTTTGTATACAGACTGTATTTGTACGTGGAAGTAAAGTTTTTGCATCATTTCAATGTACACCGCAATTTCTAGCATCAAAGTGACCGCTTACTCAAGTTCTAGCACCACCAACGTAATTGATTCTTCTTAAAAAAAAAAGCTACACAACTATGTGCAAATATGTCCCTTTTCTCCCAACTAATTTGCTTCAGGTCCCTCTCCTTCAAAACGACTGTCCCTGTCGCTCGCTCCCCTGTTCCCCAATCTCTCGTCGACGGTGGCGGCTGCCCAAATACGCAGATCCGGTGCTTCCGTGGTGGACGACGGCTACTCCGACGGCACCTGCTCCCTGCCTCCTCCCACCCTACTCCGGCATCCAGGTCGCTTGGCTCCGTCCCCAGGCCACCCCAACATCGTGTTGCGCATCCTCGTCAGcgaacgcgccgccgccgccaccggccacCCGCCACGGCTCCTCCTCCCTGGTGGCCGCAGGCGCCCCGCCAGCTCAGCTGCACGTCCCTACACCCGGAGGCAAGCTAGCAGTGGTCTAGTCCAGGATTGCTGCTCCCCGTTGCTCCTAGATCCAGCAATAGCTCACCGGAGGCAAGCCGGCGGTGGTGCTCGATCTCCTCGCCTCCTGGGCCTCGCAGGATTAGCAACAAGGTCAGCTCCGTTTCTCCCTCCTCGGCCCATCACATTCATCGGGAAAAAAATGTATAACCGGCCGCAACGCGGGCCCATATTTCAGCAGGCTGACTACTGTACCAGCAAAGCCAGCTGATTCCTTCCCCAATTCCGGCCGCTCGAAAAATGGCggagatcgccggcgacgagaCCCCGCCGCTACCTTCGTCTTCCGGCGCCGAGGAGTCCTCTCTCCTCTCGTCCCCTCCCTCGCCTACCGCCATCAGCGGGGACGAGCCGCCGCCGCGCACGAGGAAGCCCGGCACGAAGCGCCTCGTCCTCACCGCCTCAGTCCTCCTCTCCTTCCTCGTCGGTACTACCCCTCACCTCCCCAAATCTACCAGAGTTTTAGGGCTTTTTTCTCTTCTCTTCTCCGTATAACCCGCGCGCATCTCGCTTTCTCTCTCCATAGGACTGCCCTTGCTGCTCAAATCCACCGAGATCCACCGGTCGCCGCTGCCCTCCGACGCAATCGCCGACCTGTCCCGCCGCCTCCAGTCGCACCCTCCATCCTTCCCCTGCGGTCTCCACGCGGTGTTCCTCCGCTCCGGCCCTGGCTCCCCCGTCGCCTCCCTTGCCGACCAGCTCGAGCGGGCAATCTCGACCCAGCACCACCTCCTCCCCGCGTCTTCTACTGCTGGGAACATCTCAGTGTCAGTCACCATCCAGTCGGGCGGTGGCTGCACCAGCAGCACGGCTGCTGCTTCGCCTTGGCGATGTGGGTTGTTGACCGCTGCGGACTCGGTCCGTGATGACGAGGTGTTCGATGAATTGCTGCACTCCGCATTGGGTGGTCGTGATGGGGATGGGATGAAGGTTTACACTATTGTCATTGCTGAGGATGATGATGGGAAGGGGACGAGGGTTGTGATCGGAAAGCACCGTCATGCTTGGGTTGTTGGGAAGGTTGATGAGGCCGAGGCTCTGTCACTTATTGGCAACGTGTTCATCAAGTATTTCATGAATGGCGGTATTGAAGAGGGTGAGACAGGCATTGGGAAAGGAGAGTTCATGCCAGTTGGTTCAGATGGGAATGTTGTTCTTTCATTCAGCTTGTTGAATGCTGATCCAAATGATTGGGTCTATGATTGGTAAGAACAGAAACTTTGCATTATGTAATTCAGGTTATTGCTGCATGTCTGCTATGGGTTCAAATATAACTTTGTCCTGTGATGTGATAAATTGTTTAAGTAAAGTACAATGACAGTAATATTACTGAGGAATTATGGGAACATATGTCAGCACTAACTATAGACATCTGTTAGCTCCCTCATTAGAATCAATTACAGTTTATTTGGTTGTAGTTcgctagtactccctccgttccataattcTTGTCGTGGTTTTAATTCAAATTAGTACATGCTATTATTGCTGCTGCTGTTAGAAACTTTACTTTACACTTAAGCCTCCCACATGCAGGGAGTTCAAAAATATTGGCGAGAGAATCCTTACTCCTGTGGTTGAGGCCCTGCGACCAGTTGCTGATATCAATATAGAGAGTCAGGTGCATATTTTGCCTTGTTTGGGCCAAGCTTGCCTCCTCTATCTCTTCTAAAGGTGTCAATATTaataagtaccatacaacttctCCTGTTCTTTCCAGGTTCTCTACCACACTCCGAAGTCATCCTATTCTTATTCTGACGATAAATTGGGTGGCAATGTCCTTAGTATGGGAGACATTCCTTTCTTTGTATGTTTCTGACTTACTCTGCATATGAAATCTAGTCTTGCTCATTGCTGCATTATTTGGATAACTGCTTGTTAATGCCTGCTTTTTTAAGTGTCAGCTGTACTAATTTAGCGGTGCAATCAAATTGATAGGTAAACTCAAATGAGTGGCACTTGGATACATCGATCTCAGCTACAGGACGATCAAAAGTTCTTCAGTTTGTGGTGTATGTTTATTTAGATCACATCCGCACCTTTGAACTTTTTCTGTTCTTTACTTTGCAAGGCATGTCATGATATCAACGTTCTTAAACATATTACAGAAAAATACAAGTAGGACAATGCTGGCTTGCTACTCTGAATTTGCTTCATTTTGTGATCATACTCACTTTTCATCTGCCAAACTGCTGGTAGATATATGTGATCCCATTGTCTTTTGATGATGCTCTGTCCCCATTGCTGGATAGTTATTTTTTTTTTCTCTTTCACTAAACAGCACCCTTTACAGAATATGTCGTATTTTAATCCAGTATTCTGGTTTTCCAAGCATACGCAGACATAGGATAATATCTTTAAAGTTTCTGAATACTAAGTGTAATATATATTTTATGAACTTTGTGGATGGTCATTAGTCATCTGAACTGCTTGTTCTATAATGAACAGGTATATTCCATCTGCAAGGGAATGCCCTTTGTATTTGCAGCTTCCAGATGGGGAGCTTTCGAAAACTAATGCATTTATTTCCCCAGTAAGTACTATGCACCTTTCTTGTGCTGTCCAGCTTACCGTTTTTCTTGACAGTGTTATCCTATTATGTAGATGTGGGGAGGTGTTGTTATTTGGAACCCACCAGGCTGTTCAGTTGGTTCAAAGAAGGCGCATGGGACTCGGAGACAAATGTCATCACAGGTGTGTAGGATTCATCATCTTTTGTCTTTGCCTTCTTATATGTTTGCAAGTTCATTGTACGCTGAAGCATTGATGTGCAACAGGAACTTATGGAGACTCTGGAAATCTTCATTGGGCAGCTAAGACAGTTATTTGGTCTAAAACCAAACTATCATGCACAAGGCATGGATGTGGCAACTAAATTCCTAGTTAGTGAAAAGGGGTTTGCGCAATGGTGAGAATATCACCCTGCTTTTTTAATAGGATACCATGACACAAAATCATTTTGTTATGACAGCACGATTTCACAAAATCTGGATTGCATATTTCGTTTATCTGTAGTCACATTGGACTTGAGAACATATTTGGCATCATTATTATCAAATTCTTGTTAAAACAGTTTTCAGATTTCCAAATCATCGGCATTGTAGTATGCATAATATCAGGGAACACATTCATCAAGTTCAGTGCTTGTCTAAATATCATATCTGGAATTATATGATTACTTTGTAATTGGCGTGGGAAAGTCTGTCTATTTTTTATACTTTATAACTACACGGTTCAAGGTCACAGCCGTTCTAAGTTCAGACACTTAGTTTTGGTTAACTGTTGAACCTGTTGATCTCTAAGGTTCTTTACAGGAGTTATCTTCGAAGACTAACAATTATTATTGGTTTCTTGTTTCATAACTCTTACAGGGAATTGGATTTACTATACAGACATCATGCATGTTCCAACCTTTTGTCATGTGTCGCCACCTTGGAATCTCTTTCCAGCTTGGTACTACATCAGAATTTCTGAATGAGATAATATAAATTGTTGTTCTTCACACAGATACTCATGAATGTTGTTTGTGTTGGTAGGTCCAGTCGCTCCCAAGAATGATTGTTATGGATGAAATTGGGAGGCAGGTTTGTTCCTCTACCACTCTTGCTGAATGGATAGTTCACGGTCATCTGTTGCAGTacttctttatttatttttccgCTACTGTTTTTGACTCTGAGTAAGCAGCAGAATATTCAGAGAAAACTCCACATGCCTCATGACCCTGAACATTCATGGAATCCATTGTTATTATCTCTAGTCCTTTACTTGGTTGTAGTATAAAATCACATCATAAGTTCATAGTGAGGTCAGGTTTTTTCTGATGTTTGACAAGTAATGTTTTCCAGGTAGAGCTTTCGCTTGAAGCCGCAAGCTTAGCTCAAAGGAACGCCACACTTGGAATAGGTGACTCTTCTGCAGGCAAGTTTGGCACACATTTTATTGCACATGTTAGGTGGAGACTGTGAAGGTTTTATTAACATTATGCTGTTCTGCAGTGTCTGCAACGAGAGCGAGGGCTTTGGCCGAGGACGCATTTTTCCATCCGTCCATTATGTCAATCAGTTATGCTTCCGTGGAGCACTACTTCGCCATTTACATGGTCAGTATTCACTGAATTATAGACCTCACTTAAGTTTACATTTGGCAGGTTGGTAGTACTTTGGAATTGTTTGTCctaaacaaaaaaaataaaaataaactagagCGTTATCGCTCAATTCTTCAACCTTGGATTTTGAAGCAAGGCTGTAGCATTGTAGTCAGCAGCCGTAGCCACCTCCTCTTATGTGAGTTGTGTAAATGTTGAACGAAAGCTGTCTCATGTTCCTTCAACAGTTCCACCTTTGAAGCGTTGTCTAATAATACAGGAGTAGTATAGATTTAACCATGAATGGAGCGTCGTTGAAGACTTGAAGCCCACACAAGCTGCCCTGTAAACTGACATGTTTTTCAAAAATGTTTTTGCAGCCATTCTTTGCGCCAGTGTGTTTGCATGTGCTGCTGGCGGCGATCAAAGAGCTGAAACGGTACAAGGTGGAGCGGGCCAAGTACTCGGCGTTCCTCCTCGCTTCCCAGTCCCGGGCGACGACTTCCTCCTGATCGATCCATCCATCCATCAAACAATCCATCATCGGTGACAGGCTGCAAAGCATTGCTGACTGCTCCGCGCTTGGCATCGTCATCCATCGTCCCACGGAGTCTGACAGGTGACCGAAGGCAGTAGATAATGATGATCTGTAGTGGCATCCTAGGCAGACGAGTAGGGCTTGCGCGCATGTAAATCTGTATAACTTGCAAGTATACGGTGGATTTTGCTTGCTTATAGTCCGGGCTGAGGACCCACATTTTTGTTCGTAAAAGAAGACTTGCCCTCTCACATGAAGAAATCCGTGTCAATTTCCAAGTTCGCCGTTTTTTTCCCCTTTTGGTTGAATCAATCATCTCTACTGAAAAGAAACTGGCGCTTTTGTTTCGCCGAAAATGGTAAGGCATCTTCGTTAGggaaaaaaaagaaaggaaaatggAACTGATCGCCGTTACGTTCTTTTTAAATGGCCGTTACCTATTTCTGTGACTGAGAGTATGCGGTTCTTCTCCGCGAAGGCCCCAAGCAACCGCAAGCGAGAAAGAAACCGCACGCTCGCGTAGTTAGTTACCGACTAACCGCGCCACCGGCGCTGGCGCACGGTCACAGTGACAGGCGGACGGGCGAACGACCCACCCAAGACTCGAGTCCACAGGCTGCGGTTCGGCAAAAGCGCGCAGGCTTTACTTTCGACGCTCCCTCCCGtccccttcgccttcgccttCCTCTGCCTGCGCTCTCGACGCAAACCCCCGGGGCCCCAAAACGGCAAAACCTCTCCGCTCCTCCCCTCTGCCCCGCCTCCCACCCCATCCCAATGCGCGAGTAGCGTCGCAGCGGAAACCGCCCGCCGAGCGCGATGCCGTCGTCGTCgtctcccccgccgccgcccggggcGTCGGGCGACGCGGTGCCGCCGTGGCTGAGGGCCCTGCCGCTGGCGCCCGAGTTCCACCCCACGGCGGCCGAGTTCGCGGACCCCGTCGCCTACCTGCTCAGGATCGAGCCCGCCGCGGCGCCCTTCGGCATCTGCAAGGTCGTCCCGCCCTGCGCGCGCCCGCCCCGCAAGGCCACCCTCGCCAACATCGCCCGCTCCCTCGCCGCGCTCCGCCCGGACAAGGCCCCCGACGCCGACGACCACGCGCCGTCCTTCCCAGTCGGCCACCAGTACCTCGGCCTCTGCCCGCGCCCCGCGCTCCAGACCGTCTGGCTCTCCGCGCGCCGCTACACGCTCCCGCAGTTCGAGTcgcgggccgccgccgcccgcggcccgctCCTCGCCCGCCTCGGCGTCCCCGCCTCCAGGCACCTCCAGGGCGACCGCCTCTCCCCGCTCGACCACGAGGCGCTCTTCTGGCGCGCCGCCTCCGCCGACCGCCCCGTCACCGTCGACTACGCCAGCGACATGCCCGGCTCCGGCTTCCCCCCCTGCGCCGCGCGCCCCGTCCAAAGCGCCCAGCCCGCGCACGTCGGGGAGACCGCCTGGAACATGCGCGCCGCCGCCAGGGGCCCCGGATCGCTGCTGCGGTTCATGCGCGACGAGGTGCCCGGGGTCACCACGCCCATGCTCTACGTCGGCATGCTCTTCAGTTGGTTCGCCTGGCACGTCGAGGACCACGACCTCCACAGCCTCAACTACATGCACCTCGGCGCCGCCAAGACCTGGTACGGGGTGCCGCGCGACGCCGCGCTCGCCTTCGAGGACGTCGTGCGCGTGCACGGCTACGGCGGGGAGGTGAACGCCTTAGGTGAGGAGGCGTCCGCGGCCGTT
The Aegilops tauschii subsp. strangulata cultivar AL8/78 chromosome 3, Aet v6.0, whole genome shotgun sequence genome window above contains:
- the LOC109750240 gene encoding uncharacterized protein, which gives rise to MAEIAGDETPPLPSSSGAEESSLLSSPPSPTAISGDEPPPRTRKPGTKRLVLTASVLLSFLVGLPLLLKSTEIHRSPLPSDAIADLSRRLQSHPPSFPCGLHAVFLRSGPGSPVASLADQLERAISTQHHLLPASSTAGNISVSVTIQSGGGCTSSTAAASPWRCGLLTAADSVRDDEVFDELLHSALGGRDGDGMKVYTIVIAEDDDGKGTRVVIGKHRHAWVVGKVDEAEALSLIGNVFIKYFMNGGIEEGETGIGKGEFMPVGSDGNVVLSFSLLNADPNDWVYDWEFKNIGERILTPVVEALRPVADINIESQVLYHTPKSSYSYSDDKLGGNVLSMGDIPFFVNSNEWHLDTSISATGRSKVLQFVVYIPSARECPLYLQLPDGELSKTNAFISPMWGGVVIWNPPGCSVGSKKAHGTRRQMSSQELMETLEIFIGQLRQLFGLKPNYHAQGMDVATKFLVSEKGFAQWELDLLYRHHACSNLLSCVATLESLSSLVQSLPRMIVMDEIGRQVELSLEAASLAQRNATLGIGDSSAVSATRARALAEDAFFHPSIMSISYASVEHYFAIYMPFFAPVCLHVLLAAIKELKRYKVERAKYSAFLLASQSRATTSS